The sequence CGTGGGGCAGCACTGACCccctccctggcaggctgcacaTCGGCAGGGGGGTGTtactggggggctgtggggggcatgGGGCAGCACtgaccccatccctggcaggctgcacaTCAGCAGGGGGGTGTtactggggggctgtggggggccgTGGGGCAGCACtgaccccatccctggcaggctgcacgTCAGCTGGGGGGTGTTACTGGGGGGCTATGGGGGGCCGTGGGGCAGTACTGACCccctccctggcaggctgcacaTCGGCAGGGGGGTGTtactggggggctgtggggggccaTGGGGACTATGAGGAGCTATGGGGGGCTATGGGGGGCCATGGGGCAGCACTGACCccctccctggcaggctgcacaTCGGCTGGGGGGTGTtactggggggctgtggggggctaTGGGGCAGCACTGACCccctccctggcaggctgcacaTGGGCAGGGGGGTGTtactggggggctgtggggcagcactgaccccctccctggcaggctgcacgTCAGCTGGGGGGTGTtactggggggctgtggggggccgTGGGGCAGCACTGACCccctccctggcaggctgcacaTCAGCAGGGGGGTGTtactggggggctgtggggggtcGTGGGGCAGCACTGACCccctccctggcaggctgcacaTCAGCTGGGGGGTGTtactggggggctgtggggggctgtgaggccatggggcagcactgaccccctccctggcaggctgcacgTCAGCAGGGGGGTGTtactggggggctgtggggggccgTGGGGCAGCACTGACCccctccctggcaggctgcacaTCGGCCGCGGGGTGCAGCTGCAGTGCCGGGGCGAGGGCGACGTTTGGCTGCGCTGCCGCAGCGCCCACGCCCTCTTCGTCCAGAGCTTCTACCTGGACCGCCAGGCCGGCAGGGCCCCCGGCGACGCCGTCCACAAGATCTACCCCGGAGCCTACATCAAGGTGGGGCTGCCCCCGGGGGGGCcgccggggctgggggagccgCAGGGCTGCCGGGGGCCAGGAGGTCACCGCAGGGACTCCGGGGCTGGAGGCACTGCACAGACCGGCGCTGAATTGGGGTCCCCGAGGAGGGAACcccctgctcagagccctccccccccccccccaggtgtTTGACCTGCGGCAGTGCCACcggcagatgcagcagcaggCGGCCACGGCCcaggccgccgccgccgctcaaGCCGCCGCCGTCGCCGGCAACATCCCGGGGCCCGGCTCGGTGGGAGGCATCGCCCCGGCGGTGGGTGAGTAAGCGGGAGGTGGAGGGAACCCTGGCAgcgggctgggggaggagggggaaggccCTGGTGGCCACGGGGGAGCGCCCCCCTCCCCCGTCTCaagcccctccctccctccccgcaGGGCTGTCGGCGGCGGCAGGCATCGGCGTGGACGACCTGCGGCGGTTGTGCATCCTGAGGCTCAGCTTCGTCAAGGGCTGGGGCCCGGACTACCCGCGGCAGAGCATCAAGCACACCCCGTGCTGGATCGAGGTGCACCTGCAccgagccctgcagctgctggacgAGGTCCTGCACACCATGCCCAGCGCTGAGCCAACCCCCCCTTAACTTAAAATGGGTTTttgtaaggagaaaaaaaaaggatcaaaaagaaagaaaaaccgaCGACAAAAGCACCAAAAAGCTGAGTGGGGGCTGGGCTTGAAGGGGGTTGGGGAAGGGCTTGAAGGGGGTtgggggaagggctgggattTAAATCCCTACCTGTGGAGAACCTGAAAGCCTCCCAagcacaggctggggtgggTTTGCTGCTGGCTTGACTCAAAGGATCAGCTCTCAAGAGGTCGATGCCTGCCCACCTCCATCGCTCAGGTACCCAGGGGAAGACAAAaatcagccccctcccccccccccccccccccagccagcagctgcagcactaaACCACACTGATCTGTAGGTATTTTATCCAAAATTTATTGACAGCGCTGGGGGTGAGGCCGCAGGGACAGCACCAAAGTGACATCCGCGGcaagccccccacccccacccccggggGCGGGCCGGGCAGCTCCGTGGGGCCGCCCCTGCTCTGGGGGTCTGCAGTCGCAGCCGTCCCCACTCCCTAATGCTGCTTTCGCCTGAAGGAGCAGCctagggagggagagagagaaagcatcGGGGCGGTTAGAAACGGCGGCGGCCGCCCCGCTCCCCCTCCCCGCCGGCGTCTCCGCCTCGCCAGCCCCAACCCAGCCGCTCGAACCCTGCCTTAACCACCCCCTCGTTCTCAGACCGCCCACAACCCAGCGGCTTTCAGCCTTCCAGCCCACAAAATTCGCGTCTGGACCACCTCGGGTTCCGTGACCAGCCCCGGAGACTCCCCAAGGAATAAAGGGAGACCATAAGCCGccgcccccccagctccccgtCCCGCGCCCCCTCACCCACCTTctgtcagcctggccttgccCCCCGTGGGCTGGCACAGCACGGTCGAGCAGCCCACGCACAACACCACGGTCTGCGCGTGGCTGAACACCGTCGTGATCTTGTAACAACCTgcgggggaaaaaaggagagcgCTGAGGAGGGGGCGGGAGGGACACCGGGACGCGTtgtgctccccccccccacaccccttcCCGGGACCGGCCCAGGGCCCTACCAGGGCATTTGACGTCCATGAAGTAAGAGTTGGGGCTCTGCACCAGCCGCTTCTTCTtgtgcttcctcttctcctcctcggGGGAAGGGTGCAGCAAATCCTTCGCCAGCTGCGGGGATGAAAGCCTGGTGAGCACTCAGCTCCCCGACCGCCATCTTGGGGGCCCCCGCCGCGGAGATGGCGGCGATTACGGCTCCGCCAAGCCGCCAACCGGGCTCGCCCACCGCTGCTCCCCCGCTCCCAACCCTCCTCCCCGCCGCGGCGCGGCGCAGAGCCTCGCTGTCTCCGGGAGCggcgggccgggccgcggcCCGGGGCCGGGACCGTACTCACAGGCATGTTGGCGTGGAGGCAGACGCGACCGAAAAGGGGCCCCGCCGGAAGTAGGAGCTGCTATATCCGCTGCGGGGTTTCCCGCACGGGCGGAAGTGAGGCTCTGCCGCCGTACGCCGACATCTTGGGAAGGGCCCTCGGGGgaaagggggggcgggggggcggcCATGTTGGTAAGGTCGCGCCGCCAGCGTGGGCTGGGCGCCCGCAGCGAGAGAGGGCGTGACGTGACCGATCCCCGCGGTGATGTCACGGAGCGGTGACGCCACGGCGGAGGGGCCGGGCTCAGGGCGAGTCCCCGCCTATAGTGGGGGCGGTCCGGGGCCGGgaccggggccgggccgggccgggtcCCGGTGGCGGCGGAGGGGCCATGGCCAAGGCCTACGACCACCTCttcaagctgctgctgatcGGGGACAGCGGCGTGGGCAAGACCTGCCTCATCATCCGCTTCGCCGAGGACAACTTCACCAGCACCTACATCTCTACCATCGGTGCGTGAGCAGCCCCCCCGGGGACCCCCCCATTCCCGGGACCCTCCACCGGGAGCCCCGACTCCTGGGAGCGGGGCCTGCCCTCCCCACTCCTCCCCTCGGGCTCCCACCGAGGTGGCCGGGCCAGAAGTAAGGCGGCAGGGACGGCTCCCGTCGCTCGCcacccttctccttccctgcctgccacccCGGCAGGACGGCTGGGGAAGGGGGACGACGCTCGGAGCGACACCGGGGACGTGGCTGCATCGCGGGGCAGCTCCGTGCCTCGTCCCGCCCGGTGACCGGCGGAGCTGAGCCGTTTCCAGGGGCTGCACCACGACGGGAGCTGGCGTGGCACGGTTCCACCGGCCACGGCTCGGCACCGCCCGGGACCCCGGCATTCACcgtcctgccctcctcctcctcctgctgagtttCCACCGCGCTGCTGGAGCCATTTCCTGAGCTCGGCGCAGCCGCCCCAGCACGGCCCGGGCCAGAAGCTCCAGCACGGACACGCTGGCTGCCCGCCGGGACGGGGTCCAGGCTGAGCCCCACCATCATCCTCCTGTCCTGGGGCTCCAGCCCCGGGgactgctccccctcccctccatcaTCCCAGTTTGGGCCTCTGtctccctccagcccttcctcctccactTCAGCCTCTTGAAACAGGGTCGAGCAGACAGAGATgaagttttttgggggggtctcTGCCAGCCTTTGGGGCTATTTGGTGTGATTAAGGGGGCGTCTGGCAGCTCCATCCGtctcctctgcccccagcagccgtGCTGGGTGATGCCATCCAGCAGGAATGCCACTTCCAGCAGGCTCAGGGACCCCAGCGaccccctcccacccaccaCAGCCAGTGCCAGGCCTGGACtttgctccccctcccctttcccggGATGCCAGATGGTTAGCTGGAGACTGGGGCTGGGAATGGAGCAGTTTAtggcagccccctcccagtgAGGGTGCAGCCCCAGCATCaccacccccccatcccccacccctctcctttcttcccaggCATCGACTTCAAAATCCGGACAGTGGACATCGATGGGAAGAAAATCAAGCTGCAGGTCTGGTGAGTGGAGGGGACATGGGGGGGGAATTGGGGACCCCCTTTCACTTCATACCAAGCCACCCTCatccccccctgctctgcctctctacAGGGACACAGCAGGACAGGAGCGCTTCAAGACCATCACCACAGCCTATTACCGTGGAGCTGTGGTATGGCAaggaggggacagcagcaccCCAAAGGGCTAGGGCAGttcggggggggggtgtgggttgAGGACAAAacacacctccccccaccctgctcaagctggagcagagggtccctgccctgctgacctCACTGTCCTGGCAGGGCATCATCCTGGTCTACGACATCACTGATGCAAAGTCCTTTGAAAACATCCAGAACTGGATGAAGAGCATCAAGGAGGTGAGCAGGcaggacctggggctggggggtgggacaCACAGGGGCCCTTGGGGGGGTCCTGCccatcctctgctgcctgcagaacgCCTCAGCCGGGGTGGAGCGTCTCCTGATCGGCAACAAGTGCGACATGGAGAGCAAGCGCAAGGTGCAGCGCGAGGAGGCGGAGAAGGTAGGGGGGGGGCACGGTGGGTGTGGGGCACTGTGGGCTTTGCCCCCCTCTTTTGGCACCCAGATCAGAGGTGGGGGGGGTCCCCTTGTCCCCACAGCTGGCGAAGGAGCACGGGATCCGCTTCTTCGAGACCAGTGCCAAGTCCAGCGTGAACGTGGAGGAGGTGAGGCGGGGGGGGGTCCCCATTGCCAGGGAGACTTCTCTCTCTCCGTGGTGGGGGGTCCCCATCTCTGGGAAGGGTCACTGCTGACCGTCACCCCTCGCTCCTCAGGCCTTCAGCATGCTGGCAAGAGACATCCTGCAGAAATCCTCCCGGAAAGCGGTAAGTGGGGCCGGGGTGGGGGACACCCCCCTGCTCCCGCCCCCCCTGACCcgctcccttcccttttccaggcCCCCAGCGGCAGCAGGCCCCTGCTGGAGCCCGGCCCCGCGAGGAAGGCCGGGGGTAAATGCTCCCTGGCATAGAGCCACCGGACACCCTCCCCCGCCACGCCGCCACcgcttcccctgcctgccccggtGCAGCGCGGGCGCCTCTCTGGGGGTCGGGGAACCGACACGCTGCAGATCGCGGGGGGTGCCGGGACTGGCTGGGGGGGTGGTACCAGGGCTGACCTCCCCCTCCCACTTCACACCTTGTGCCATAAAGCCCAGCTTGTGCCTTGCCCCGTCTCCGGTGTCTGTGTTGGGGCCGCGAGGGGCGGGGAGACGAGAACGGACGGGACCGGGAGCGGGGAACGCGGGAcacggggccgggggcggggaaACGCGCGGGGGCGGGACAAAGCCAAGCCACGCCCCCGTCAGGCCGCGCCCCTCCCGCGGGCTGGCGCCGAAGCTCCGCCCAGGTCCCACCCTCCGCGCGGAGCTCCGCCCCTCGCGGCGCTTCCCGGCGGCTCAAGATGGCGGCGCCGCCGCAGACGCAGGACCCGGCCCGGTAGTTCCGCTGCGCCCATGGGGCCCCAGGGCCTCCTCGGGCCGCGGTTCTGCGTCCTCTACGCTGTcctgggtgctctgctctgcggGCTGCGGTGAGCGGGCGGTCGAGGGCGAAGCCGAGCCCGGAGGGGGGAATCGTGGCCCGGCCGGTAACGGAGCGCGGCACTCACGGCGATTCTGCTCTCTCCACAGGCCGGCGGCGGCGATGGCGGTGAATGACGAGAAGCGGTCGGGTGAGTGCAGGTCTGGGCTCGGCGGGGCGCGGGCAGTCCGGGACCGCTGAGTTCCCGAGCGGCCTCGGTGGGTTCCCGGCCGGGCCCCCACTCAGCCGCCGTTCGTTCTCCCGCAGCGAGCCCGGTGACGGCCACGCAGTGCTGGCAGGTGGAGGACTACGTGGTGGTGCAGGAGTGCTCCCGGTGCTCCAGCTTCCAGACGgtgaggctgggctgtgctgctcagccccttccccatgcCCAGCCCGCGGCTGGCGGGGTCGGGGCAGCAGATCCTGCCCCCCGCATAGCCTTCTAGCAGCTCCTTTTGGGTTGCAGAAGGCCATGACAGAGTGCAGGCCCACGGGGTTCGTTGAGAAGGTCACCTGTGCCACCTCCAAGAAAGAGGATTTCAAAAGGTGAgacccctccccgcccccacctggagctctctgtccagttctggagcctctgctccaggaaggatctggaggtgctggaaggtgtccagagaagggccacgaggaggagcagagggctggagctgctctgctatgaggacagactgagggagttggggttgttcagtctggagaagagaaggctcccaggagagcttcttgtggccttccaggatctgtagggagctacaaggaagctggggagggacttttgaggctgtcagggagtgataggactggggggaggggggattggagcaaaactagaagtgggcagattcagattggatgtgaggaagaagttgtaccccatgagggtggcgagagcctggcacaggctgcccagggcggggtggtggaagcctcatccccagaggtgttgaaggccaggctggaggtggctgtgagcagcctgctgtggcgcgagcccatggcaagggggctggagctggctgagccttgaggtcctttccaaccctatgGAGGTGTGGGCAGGCCCTGGGTcagcggggctgggggcatCGCTGACTCTCCCGCGGGCGCAGGTGCCGCTCGGCCGTGATGGAGGCTCACATCTTCTGGCGCTTCGTGGGCACCATGATGTGTGTGGCTGCCCTCTTCGCCGTGCTGGTGGTGTGCCGCCAGCGGGTGCTggacaggaaggctctggagaaggtTCGCAAGCAGCTGGAGTCCATCTAGCAGGGCCCTGACCGCAGGGCCCTGACCCCcaagcctctgccagccaggcagcagcagcaagaggggTGCCTGGAGGCAGGCCCTGCCCTGGAGGCCACCAGGGTGTCCTGTGGGCTGGCTGAGGGGTGCCCTGCTGAGGGGGGGGGCCCGGGAAGGTGAGGTGTAATAAAGCCTGGACGTTGGCACcggagcagtgctggtggttgTGCCCGGGAAGGTGGAAGTGACGCAGCTGTGCCACCAGCCTGGCGCTCCCTTCAAGCCTTGTCACTCAcaaccccaccacaggcagcaccAACCCTCTGACACATGGCTGGGGTGCAGACCAGGCTTGGGTTTATTCACCAGGGGCACACCTGGCActctctgccccagctgggctgctcccccccccccccatcccagggggagggggttgCACTCTGCTGCCTGTTCACATCTCATCCCCATGTCCCTGTTTTGCTGTCCCCACATCCCCTGGGGTGGCCTGCTCTGAAGAGTTGGTGCCCAGTTCCCTGTCAGGGAGGAGCCCcccacccctgtgccccccttcagcTCCATCCTCCATGGCAGCCACTGGTCCTGGCGCTTCTGCCAACAGCCACCCTGGCACCGGGGACTGGGATTCTCCAGCtggtcccagcagctccccctgggTCAGGATGTGC comes from Dryobates pubescens isolate bDryPub1 chromosome 41, bDryPub1.pri, whole genome shotgun sequence and encodes:
- the RAB13 gene encoding ras-related protein Rab-13 isoform X2 produces the protein MAKAYDHLFKLLLIGDSGVGKTCLIIRFAEDNFTSTYISTIGIDFKIRTVDIDGKKIKLQVWDTAGQERFKTITTAYYRGAVGIILVYDITDAKSFENIQNWMKSIKENASAGVERLLIGNKCDMESKRKVQREEAEKLAKEHGIRFFETSAKSSVNVEEAFSMLARDILQKSSRKAAGGGDGGE
- the RPS27 gene encoding 40S ribosomal protein S27 — its product is MPLAKDLLHPSPEEEKRKHKKKRLVQSPNSYFMDVKCPGCYKITTVFSHAQTVVLCVGCSTVLCQPTGGKARLTEGCSFRRKQH
- the JTB gene encoding protein JTB, which gives rise to MGPQGLLGPRFCVLYAVLGALLCGLRPAAAMAVNDEKRSASPVTATQCWQVEDYVVVQECSRCSSFQTKAMTECRPTGFVEKVTCATSKKEDFKRCRSAVMEAHIFWRFVGTMMCVAALFAVLVVCRQRVLDRKALEKVRKQLESI
- the RAB13 gene encoding ras-related protein Rab-13 isoform X1, with the translated sequence MAKAYDHLFKLLLIGDSGVGKTCLIIRFAEDNFTSTYISTIGIDFKIRTVDIDGKKIKLQVWDTAGQERFKTITTAYYRGAVGIILVYDITDAKSFENIQNWMKSIKENASAGVERLLIGNKCDMESKRKVQREEAEKLAKEHGIRFFETSAKSSVNVEEAFSMLARDILQKSSRKAAPSGSRPLLEPGPARKAGGRRRRWR